From one Pseudomonas sp. S35 genomic stretch:
- a CDS encoding FAD-binding oxidoreductase, with product MGSESYWLDTAPAFTGAQLGGLPKQVDVAVVGGGFTGLAAARALALKGASVVVLDAGRVIGEASGRNGGQCNTGVAQDYAGLHAGLGAAKARAYYQAYESAVQSVVSLVEQEGIACDLVRNGKLKLAAKPLHYEGLARTCELIRREVDAEVELLNAEQTRAEVKSAQFHGGLLQRNGVQMHVGRFGVGLAEAAARRGAMIHEHTEVKDWKAQAGGYQVNTVKGSLHAGQVLLATGACQHGDLGWYRRRIVPVGSFVIATEVLPQTLIDQLLPQHRAYVTSRMIGNYFRLTPDNRLLFGGRARFAMSDSVSDAKSGKVLRAAMLNMFPQLAHVKIDYCWGGLVDMTSDRLPRAGQHGGVFHSMGYSGHGVQMSVHMGQVMAEVMAGNAAANPWRELEWPAIPGHFGKPWFLPFVGAYYRFQDYLH from the coding sequence ATGGGCAGCGAATCCTATTGGCTCGACACCGCACCGGCGTTTACTGGCGCCCAACTGGGCGGTTTGCCCAAGCAGGTCGATGTGGCCGTGGTCGGTGGCGGTTTCACCGGCTTGGCGGCAGCGCGGGCGTTGGCGCTCAAGGGTGCCAGCGTGGTGGTGCTGGACGCCGGGCGGGTGATCGGCGAGGCCTCGGGGCGCAACGGTGGGCAGTGCAACACCGGGGTGGCCCAGGATTACGCCGGGCTGCACGCCGGCCTCGGTGCGGCCAAGGCGCGTGCCTATTACCAGGCGTACGAAAGTGCGGTGCAGAGCGTGGTGTCGCTGGTCGAACAGGAAGGGATCGCCTGTGACCTTGTGCGCAACGGCAAACTCAAGTTGGCGGCCAAGCCCCTGCATTACGAAGGCCTGGCCCGTACCTGTGAGCTGATCCGTCGGGAGGTGGATGCCGAGGTCGAATTGCTCAACGCCGAACAGACCCGCGCTGAAGTCAAGTCGGCGCAGTTCCATGGCGGCCTGCTGCAACGCAACGGCGTGCAGATGCACGTCGGCCGCTTTGGTGTCGGCTTGGCTGAAGCGGCGGCGCGGCGTGGGGCGATGATCCACGAACACACCGAGGTCAAGGACTGGAAAGCCCAGGCCGGCGGTTACCAGGTCAACACCGTCAAGGGTTCGCTGCACGCCGGCCAAGTGTTGCTGGCTACCGGCGCGTGCCAGCATGGGGACCTCGGTTGGTACCGCCGGCGCATCGTGCCGGTGGGCAGTTTTGTGATCGCCACCGAAGTCTTGCCCCAAACCCTGATCGACCAGTTGCTGCCGCAACATCGGGCTTATGTGACCAGCCGCATGATCGGCAACTACTTTCGCCTGACGCCGGACAACCGCCTGCTGTTCGGCGGGCGTGCGCGGTTTGCGATGTCTGACAGCGTCTCCGACGCCAAGAGCGGCAAAGTGCTGCGAGCGGCGATGTTGAACATGTTCCCGCAGTTGGCGCACGTGAAGATCGACTACTGCTGGGGTGGCCTGGTGGACATGACGTCCGACCGCCTGCCCCGCGCCGGCCAGCATGGCGGGGTGTTCCACTCTATGGGCTACAGCGGGCATGGCGTGCAGATGTCGGTGCACATGGGCCAGGTGATGGCCGAGGTCATGGCCGGCAATGCGGCCGCCAACCCGTGGCGTGAACTGGAATGGCCGGCGATTCCCGGGCATTTCGGCAAGCCCTGGTTTTTGCCCTTTGTGGGCGCCTACTACCGGTTCCAAGACTATTTGCACTGA
- a CDS encoding haloacid dehalogenase type II translates to MSFLRPKFITFDCYGTLTNFHMGTMTRELFADRIKPEQMDQFVKDFSAYRLDQVMGDWRPYDEILKTALARTCKRWGIDYREEGQLYYDAVPTWGPHADVPAGLSKIADKIPLVIFSNASDSQIMSNVDKLGAPFHKVFTAEQAQAYKPRLAAFEFMLDNLGCGPEDILHVSSSFRYDLMPAHDMKIKNKAFVARGHEVPANAFYGYQQITDIGGLPALVGL, encoded by the coding sequence ATGAGCTTTCTTCGTCCCAAATTCATTACGTTCGACTGCTACGGTACGCTGACCAACTTCCATATGGGCACCATGACCCGCGAGCTGTTCGCCGATCGCATCAAACCCGAGCAGATGGACCAATTCGTCAAGGACTTCTCCGCCTACCGCCTCGACCAGGTCATGGGCGACTGGCGCCCGTATGACGAGATCCTCAAGACCGCCCTGGCCCGTACCTGCAAGCGGTGGGGCATCGACTACCGCGAGGAAGGCCAGCTGTATTACGACGCCGTGCCGACCTGGGGCCCTCACGCCGATGTGCCGGCCGGTCTGTCGAAGATTGCCGACAAGATCCCGCTGGTGATTTTCTCGAATGCCAGCGACAGTCAGATCATGTCCAACGTCGACAAGCTCGGCGCGCCGTTTCACAAGGTGTTCACCGCCGAACAGGCCCAGGCCTACAAACCGCGCCTGGCGGCTTTCGAGTTCATGCTCGACAACCTGGGGTGCGGTCCGGAAGACATCTTGCATGTGTCTTCGAGCTTCCGTTATGACCTGATGCCGGCCCATGACATGAAAATCAAAAACAAGGCGTTTGTTGCCCGGGGCCATGAAGTGCCGGCCAACGCGTTCTACGGCTATCAGCAGATCACCGATATCGGTGGGCTGCCGGCGCTGGTCGGTCTGTAA
- a CDS encoding ABC transporter permease has product MNSNTLWLIGRRLGAGVVTLLIVSMVVFAITAVLPGDAAQQSLGQFATPEQVAALRLKLGLDQPGVLRYLHWLMNLLSGDMGVSVSNAMPVGELMAGRVPNTLMLAATTALVSVPVAMVLGIGSAMGRGGRIDSFLSFVTLAMVAVPEFLVATLAVLIFAVNLGWLSALSYASDISSPWQFMRTYALPVMTLCCVIVAQMARMTRAAVIDQLDSPYVEMARLKGVGPVRIVLQHALPNAIGPIANAIALSLSYLLGGVVIVETIFNYPGIASLMVDAVTNRDMALVQACTMLFCAAYLGLVLLADLCAILSNPRLRNQ; this is encoded by the coding sequence ATGAATAGCAATACACTGTGGTTGATCGGCCGGCGCCTCGGCGCCGGGGTCGTGACCTTGTTGATCGTGTCTATGGTCGTGTTCGCGATCACGGCGGTACTGCCGGGGGACGCGGCGCAACAATCCCTTGGCCAGTTCGCCACCCCTGAACAGGTGGCGGCGCTGCGCCTGAAACTGGGGTTGGACCAGCCCGGTGTGTTGCGTTACCTGCACTGGTTGATGAACCTGCTCAGCGGCGATATGGGCGTGTCGGTGTCCAACGCCATGCCGGTGGGTGAGCTGATGGCCGGACGCGTGCCCAACACCTTGATGCTGGCGGCCACCACGGCGTTGGTCTCGGTGCCGGTGGCGATGGTGCTCGGCATCGGCTCGGCAATGGGCCGGGGCGGGCGCATCGACAGCTTCCTCAGTTTTGTGACCCTGGCCATGGTCGCGGTGCCGGAGTTTCTGGTGGCGACCCTGGCGGTGCTGATTTTTGCGGTCAACCTTGGTTGGTTGTCGGCGCTGTCCTACGCCAGCGATATCAGCTCACCCTGGCAATTCATGCGCACCTACGCGCTGCCAGTGATGACCCTGTGCTGCGTGATCGTCGCGCAAATGGCCCGCATGACCCGCGCTGCGGTCATCGATCAACTCGACAGCCCCTACGTGGAAATGGCTCGCCTGAAGGGCGTAGGTCCGGTGCGCATCGTACTGCAGCATGCACTGCCCAATGCCATCGGGCCGATTGCCAACGCCATTGCCTTGAGCCTGTCGTACCTGCTGGGCGGGGTGGTGATTGTCGAGACGATCTTCAACTACCCCGGCATTGCCAGCCTGATGGTCGATGCGGTGACCAACCGTGACATGGCGCTGGTGCAAGCCTGCACCATGTTGTTCTGCGCGGCCTACCTGGGCCTGGTGCTGCTCGCCGACCTGTGCGCGATCCTGTCCAACCCGAGGCTGAGAAATCAATGA
- a CDS encoding ABC transporter permease, with translation MNNLMVKTTPDLSAGKVSNAPSWLGLVGAVVCVSWLLVALFGPWLAPHPVGEVVSDNIFDSISATYPFGTDYLGRDMLSRILVGARFTVGLALVAAVLASGLGTGCALLSVVSPKWLDEIISRLMDAFISIPSKMLALIMVSAFGSSVTLLITTAVLSFSPGAFRIARSMAVNIEALEYVQVARTRGERRVYIACVEILPNMLNPVLTDLGLRFGFIVLLLSGMSFLGLGVQPPDADLGSLVRENIGGLGQGAPAIVLPALAIGTLTIGVNLFIDRLSSRRSRRTGGH, from the coding sequence ATGAACAACCTCATGGTGAAAACAACGCCCGACCTGTCGGCGGGCAAAGTCTCCAACGCGCCGTCCTGGCTCGGGTTGGTGGGCGCCGTGGTGTGCGTGAGCTGGCTGCTGGTGGCGCTGTTCGGTCCCTGGCTGGCGCCGCACCCGGTGGGTGAAGTGGTGTCCGACAACATCTTCGACAGCATCAGCGCTACCTACCCATTCGGCACCGATTACCTGGGCCGCGACATGCTCAGTCGCATCCTGGTCGGCGCACGCTTTACCGTTGGCCTGGCGCTGGTGGCGGCGGTGTTGGCCAGCGGCCTGGGTACCGGCTGCGCGTTGCTGTCGGTGGTCTCGCCCAAATGGCTGGACGAAATCATCAGCCGGCTGATGGACGCGTTTATTTCGATCCCGAGCAAAATGCTCGCGCTGATCATGGTTTCGGCGTTCGGCTCCTCGGTGACGCTATTGATCACCACCGCCGTGCTCAGCTTCAGCCCCGGCGCGTTTCGCATTGCGCGCAGCATGGCGGTGAATATCGAAGCCCTGGAATACGTGCAAGTCGCCCGCACCCGTGGCGAGCGGCGGGTGTACATCGCCTGCGTGGAAATCCTGCCAAACATGCTCAACCCGGTGCTCACCGACCTGGGGCTGCGCTTCGGGTTTATCGTGCTGCTGCTCAGCGGCATGAGTTTCCTCGGGTTGGGCGTGCAGCCGCCGGATGCGGATCTGGGCTCGCTGGTGCGCGAAAACATTGGCGGCCTTGGCCAGGGCGCACCGGCCATCGTGCTGCCGGCCTTGGCCATCGGCACCCTGACCATTGGCGTGAATCTGTTTATCGACCGGCTGTCATCCCGACGCAGTCGCCGCACGGGAGGCCATTGA
- a CDS encoding ABC transporter substrate-binding protein, with protein sequence MTDNKNTPDLISGQDSLRIFEGLNRGMSRRNALQMLGVAGVAAAGAGSLFGAAGKLFADEAAVDGKGKPGGKIRVAGMSSSTADTLDPAKGALSTDYVRHFMFYNGLTRFDKHLVPQLELAERIDNVDATLWTITLRKDVTFHNGKALTAADVVFSLSRQKDPITGSKVMALLEQFTEIKASGPNEVQIRLSAPNAELPSILAVSHLLIVPEGTTDFNKGIGTGPFTVGEFKPGVRSIAVRNKNYWKPGLPYLDEIEFIAIGDEPSRVNALLSGDVHMINEVNPRSTTRIKASAKHRVVDAPSGNYTDLIIRQDQMPGKSPEFTQAMKLLLDREQVKSAVFRGFAVVGNDQPIAPGSRYFNTDLPQTVYDPEKAKFLLKKAGMESITMPLMASPAATGSVDIAVLLQQSAKQAGLKLDVNRLPSDGYWSNHWMKHPLSFGNINPRPNADVMFSQFFQSKAPWNESGWQNDQFDQLLMLARGETDDAKRAKMYADMQTLVHDHAGIGIPVFISNIDGVDQRIKGYDSNPLGGFMGYMFAEQVWLDA encoded by the coding sequence ATGACTGACAACAAAAACACCCCCGACCTCATTTCCGGCCAGGACAGCCTGCGGATTTTCGAAGGTCTCAATCGTGGCATGTCGCGCCGTAACGCCCTGCAGATGCTTGGCGTGGCCGGTGTGGCCGCCGCTGGGGCAGGCAGCCTGTTCGGCGCCGCCGGCAAGCTGTTTGCCGATGAAGCCGCGGTGGACGGCAAGGGCAAGCCGGGCGGCAAGATCCGCGTGGCGGGCATGTCCAGCTCCACCGCCGACACCCTCGACCCGGCCAAGGGCGCGCTGTCTACCGACTACGTGCGCCACTTCATGTTCTATAACGGCCTGACCCGTTTCGATAAGCACCTGGTGCCGCAACTGGAACTGGCCGAGCGCATCGACAACGTGGATGCCACCCTGTGGACCATTACCCTGCGCAAGGACGTGACCTTCCACAACGGCAAGGCGCTGACTGCCGCCGACGTGGTGTTCTCCCTGAGCCGCCAGAAGGACCCGATCACCGGTTCCAAAGTCATGGCGCTGCTGGAGCAGTTCACCGAGATCAAGGCCAGCGGGCCCAACGAAGTGCAGATCCGCCTCAGTGCACCCAATGCCGAGTTGCCGTCGATCCTCGCCGTGTCGCACCTGTTGATCGTTCCCGAAGGCACCACCGACTTCAACAAAGGCATCGGCACCGGGCCGTTCACAGTCGGCGAGTTCAAGCCGGGTGTGCGTTCGATTGCCGTGCGCAACAAGAATTACTGGAAGCCGGGCCTGCCGTACCTGGACGAGATCGAATTCATCGCTATCGGCGACGAGCCGTCGCGGGTCAACGCGCTGCTGTCCGGCGATGTGCACATGATCAACGAGGTCAACCCGCGCTCCACCACGCGTATCAAGGCCAGCGCCAAACACCGCGTCGTCGATGCGCCGTCGGGCAACTACACTGACTTGATCATCCGTCAGGACCAGATGCCCGGCAAAAGCCCGGAATTCACCCAGGCCATGAAGCTGCTGCTGGACCGCGAGCAGGTCAAGTCCGCAGTGTTCCGTGGCTTTGCCGTGGTCGGTAACGACCAGCCGATTGCGCCGGGCTCGCGTTACTTCAACACCGACCTGCCGCAGACCGTCTACGACCCGGAAAAAGCCAAGTTCCTGCTGAAAAAAGCCGGCATGGAAAGCATCACCATGCCGCTGATGGCCTCGCCGGCCGCGACCGGTTCGGTGGACATCGCCGTGCTGCTGCAGCAATCGGCGAAACAGGCCGGGCTCAAGCTCGACGTGAACCGCCTGCCCAGCGATGGCTACTGGTCCAACCACTGGATGAAGCACCCGTTGAGCTTCGGCAACATCAACCCACGGCCCAACGCCGACGTGATGTTCTCGCAGTTCTTCCAGTCCAAGGCGCCGTGGAACGAGTCCGGCTGGCAGAACGATCAGTTCGACCAATTGCTGATGCTGGCTCGCGGCGAAACCGACGACGCCAAGCGCGCCAAGATGTACGCCGACATGCAGACCCTGGTGCATGACCACGCGGGTATCGGCATCCCGGTGTTCATCAGCAACATCGACGGCGTGGACCAGCGCATCAAGGGCTACGACAGCAACCCGCTGGGCGGCTTCATGGGCTACATGTTCGCCGAGCAGGTGTGGTTGGACGCTTGA